A single Lysinibacter sp. HNR DNA region contains:
- a CDS encoding FmdB family zinc ribbon protein, whose amino-acid sequence MPTYSYRCTECGHSFDIYQEFSDASLTVCPQCGGKLRKVFNSIGVTFNGSGFYRTDSRTGGSTPSQPKTGEGKKQASESTPSGSSGGSGSSSNSSGTAQSTSGSSSPSA is encoded by the coding sequence ATGCCAACCTACTCTTATCGCTGCACCGAATGTGGACACAGCTTTGATATCTACCAAGAGTTTTCCGATGCCTCCCTCACGGTATGTCCCCAGTGCGGCGGCAAGCTTCGCAAAGTTTTTAACTCCATCGGCGTGACCTTCAACGGGTCGGGATTTTACCGCACAGACTCTCGCACCGGAGGCAGCACGCCATCACAGCCGAAAACGGGCGAAGGCAAGAAACAGGCGTCTGAATCAACACCATCGGGCTCCTCAGGGGGCAGCGGTTCTTCTTCCAACTCCTCGGGAACCGCACAGTCCACATCAGGTTCTTCATCACCAAGCGCCTAG
- a CDS encoding 5-formyltetrahydrofolate cyclo-ligase: MSQDVDRQKKALRAEIRERRRSAPSTIIDEATEGLTAQLIALVEKLGARSISCYLPSNFEPNTRPFLTWAHEHNIRSLFPISREDGLLDWVVGDGSTETEGLFGVPEAVGEVLSPLAVNDVDLMLIPACAVDDQGMRVGWGRGYFDKTLGSMGQRPPVYAVIFDSEFLDSVPQDLHDQPVSGVVTPTKTVQLPQG, translated from the coding sequence ATGAGCCAAGACGTGGATAGACAGAAAAAGGCACTACGCGCGGAGATTCGTGAGCGCCGACGCAGCGCTCCCTCCACAATCATCGACGAGGCAACAGAGGGTCTCACTGCCCAGCTCATCGCCCTGGTAGAAAAACTCGGAGCCCGCTCTATCTCCTGCTACCTACCCAGCAATTTCGAACCAAACACCCGCCCCTTTCTCACCTGGGCACACGAACACAATATTCGCTCTCTTTTTCCCATCTCCAGGGAAGACGGACTGCTCGACTGGGTGGTGGGCGACGGCTCCACAGAAACCGAGGGACTCTTCGGCGTCCCAGAGGCCGTTGGTGAGGTGTTGAGTCCACTCGCGGTCAACGACGTTGATCTTATGCTGATTCCCGCCTGTGCGGTGGACGACCAGGGAATGCGAGTGGGGTGGGGACGAGGCTATTTTGATAAGACACTGGGCTCAATGGGCCAGCGCCCTCCCGTCTACGCTGTTATCTTCGACAGCGAGTTTCTAGACAGCGTCCCACAAGATTTACACGACCAGCCTGTCAGCGGTGTGGTAACTCCTACTAAAACCGTTCAACTCCCCCAGGGATAG
- the galU gene encoding UTP--glucose-1-phosphate uridylyltransferase GalU, which yields MTYHVRKAVIPAAGLGTRFLPATKAMPKEMLPVVDKPAIQYVVEEAVDADLRDILIITGRNKNNLANHFDSVPELEATLVDKGDEGRLERVTKSTDLAEVHFVRQGEPKGLGHAVARAQMHVGDEPFAVLLGDDLIDPRDPLLTKMIDELNNRKASIVALMEVDPSQIHLYGAAATVATDDPDVVRVTGLVEKPSAQEAPSNLAIIGRYLLRPEIFDVLKQTLPGKGGEIQLTDALQSLATDESIAGGVYGVIFRGRRYDTGDRADWIKASIRLAIEREDIGPELVTWLKSFVGSLP from the coding sequence ATGACATACCATGTGCGAAAAGCGGTTATTCCCGCGGCAGGACTGGGAACTCGCTTTCTTCCAGCAACAAAAGCTATGCCCAAAGAGATGCTTCCTGTTGTTGATAAACCGGCAATTCAATATGTTGTTGAGGAGGCGGTGGACGCTGACCTCAGAGATATTCTCATTATTACGGGTCGTAACAAAAACAATTTAGCCAATCACTTTGACAGCGTTCCCGAGCTTGAAGCAACACTGGTTGATAAGGGCGACGAGGGACGATTGGAGCGCGTTACAAAGTCTACCGATCTCGCCGAGGTTCACTTTGTCCGCCAGGGAGAACCGAAGGGGCTGGGGCATGCGGTTGCACGGGCACAGATGCACGTGGGTGACGAGCCGTTTGCAGTTCTTCTCGGTGACGACCTCATTGACCCCAGGGACCCGTTGCTCACTAAAATGATCGATGAACTAAACAACCGCAAGGCTTCTATTGTTGCGTTGATGGAGGTTGATCCCTCGCAGATACACCTTTACGGAGCAGCGGCCACCGTGGCAACTGATGATCCGGATGTGGTTCGTGTGACCGGGTTGGTAGAAAAACCGTCAGCGCAGGAGGCGCCCTCTAACCTGGCGATTATTGGTCGCTATCTTTTACGCCCCGAAATTTTTGATGTTCTCAAGCAGACCCTTCCCGGTAAGGGCGGAGAAATTCAGCTCACGGATGCCCTGCAATCCCTCGCCACCGACGAGAGCATTGCGGGTGGTGTCTACGGTGTGATCTTTCGCGGGCGACGTTACGATACGGGTGACCGAGCTGACTGGATTAAGGCGAGTATTCGTCTAGCGATTGAGCGCGAAGATATTGGTCCAGAGCTTGTGACGTGGTTAAAATCGTTCGTTGGCAGTCTTCCGTAA
- a CDS encoding GNAT family protein — translation MVELAPTLNFRDVTVRPIRLRDAREVERLLLENRGWLERWEASLPAIPGPLVTQFSVRQAIRNLLANARQGLGMPYLVEYRGRVVGQLSVSGITGGSLNSASLGYWIVEEVAGHGIIPTAVALVTDYFFLTRGLHRMEICIRPENGPSLRVVQKLAFRYEGRRYRYIHIDGDWRDHECFALVAEEVPDGVLARWQHTVNTPAD, via the coding sequence ATGGTTGAACTTGCTCCGACTCTAAACTTTAGAGATGTTACGGTGCGCCCCATACGTCTTCGGGATGCTCGAGAGGTTGAGCGGTTACTGCTTGAAAATCGTGGCTGGCTAGAGCGCTGGGAGGCGAGCTTGCCCGCGATTCCCGGGCCCCTGGTGACGCAGTTTAGCGTGCGCCAGGCTATTCGTAATCTACTTGCCAATGCGCGTCAGGGGCTCGGAATGCCCTATCTGGTTGAGTACCGAGGTCGGGTTGTCGGACAGCTCAGCGTTTCCGGTATCACGGGCGGGTCGCTCAATTCTGCCTCACTTGGTTACTGGATCGTTGAGGAGGTCGCAGGGCACGGAATCATTCCCACCGCGGTTGCACTCGTAACCGACTATTTCTTCCTTACCCGGGGGCTACACCGGATGGAAATCTGTATTCGCCCAGAAAACGGTCCATCGCTGCGAGTAGTACAAAAACTTGCGTTTCGCTACGAGGGTCGGAGGTATCGCTACATTCACATCGACGGTGATTGGCGAGACCACGAGTGCTTTGCTCTGGTTGCCGAAGAGGTCCCCGATGGGGTGCTGGCTCGCTGGCAGCACACGGTGAATACCCCCGCTGATTAA